One Micromonas commoda chromosome 7, complete sequence genomic window carries:
- a CDS encoding predicted protein: MSCFVCWTCVPQGTIQVIQERGKFKKFADPGCHWVIPCLCQDVAGALSTRVQALDVAVETKTKDNVFVTIIVSTQYMVLRESSRMYDAFYKLTDSREQIRSYIFDVVRSTVPRINLDDVFTTKEEIAIEVKNMLEKAMTEFGYTIIQTLVTDIAPDHKVKTAMNEINAAQRARVAAQDRAEAEKIMVVKAAEADAEAKYLAGTGIARQRQAIINGLRESVVHFQQDITDITSKDVMEMMMMTQYFDTMQHIGSSAGNSTIFVPSGPGAVADAATAVRTGIMQGNLASAAATR; the protein is encoded by the coding sequence ATGTCTTGCTTCGTGTGCTGGACATGCGTCCCCCAGGGCACCATCCAGGTCATCCAAGAGCGAGGCAAGTTCAAGAAGTTCGCCGATCCGGGTTGCCACTGGGTGATTCCGTGCCTCTGCCAGGACGTGGCGGGCGCGCTCTCCACCCGCGTCCaggccctcgacgtcgccgtcgagacCAAGACCAAGGACAATGTCTTCGTCACCATCATCGTGTCCACCCAGTACATGGTCCTCCGCGAGTCCTCCCGCATGTACGACGCCTTCTACAAGCTCACCGATTCCAGGGAGCAGATCCGATCCTACatcttcgacgtcgtccgctcGACGGTGCCCAGGAtcaacctcgacgacgtcttcaCCACCAAGGAAGAGATCGCCATCGAGGTCAAGAACATGCTCGAGAAGGCCATGACCGAGTTCGGCTACACCATCATCCAGACCCTCGTCACCGACATCGCGCCCGATCACAAGGTGAAGACGGCGATGAATGAGATCAACGCCGCGCAGcgagcccgcgtcgccgcgcaggaccgcgccgaggctgagaagaTCATGgtcgtcaaggcggcggaggcggacgcggaggccaagTACCTGGCGGGTACCGGTATCGCGCGTCAGAGGCAGGCCATCATCAACGGCTTGAGGGAGAGCGTGGTGCACTTCCAGCAGGACATCACCGACATCACCTCCAAGGACGTCATGgagatgatgatgatgaccCAGTATTTCGACACCATGCAGCACATCGGTTCCTCCGCCGGTAACAGCACGATCTTCGTGCCGTccggccccggcgcggtcgcggacgccgccaccgcggtccGCACCGGAATCATGCAGGGTaacctcgcgtcggcggcggccacccGGTAA
- a CDS encoding predicted protein — MPGFMDPLGELPSSAENSDSDFDEADIPENLRATLHVKQKPAAEVKPVTFEDLQKVGYTSAASLTNIKEKQGGGGGGKWGWSQGTAAQRQDDGLEDLHHKTNAGLEEATGAMLRAAAESKRKREEEAAERAAARDQRIKLEQEARDALRADNQLKRDNRKQSFQQKEKRKRALGMQKSGGKDFVQDEKRQLREGGGFGFD, encoded by the coding sequence ATGCCGGGTTTCATGGACCCGCTGGGGGAGCTACCCAGCAGCGCCGAAAATTCCGACAGCGACTTCGACGAGGCCGACATCCCCGAGAACCTCAGGGCGACGCTCCACGTGAAGCAgaagcccgccgccgaggtgaaGCCCGTCACCTTCGAGGACCTACAGAAGGTTGGGTACAcaagcgcggcgtcgcttaCGAACATCAAGGAAAagcaaggaggaggcggcggcggcaagtgGGGTTGGAGCCagggcaccgcggcgcagaggCAGGACGACGGACTCGAAGACTTGCATCACAAGACCAACGCGGGGCTCGAAGAGGCGACCGGTGCGATGCtcagagccgccgcggaatcGAAGCGCAaacgggaggaggaggcggcggaacgcgccgcggcgagggaccaGAGGATAAAGCTCGAACAGGAGGCGAGGGATGCGCTCAGGGCGGATAACCAGCTCAAGCGCGACAACAGAAAGCAGAGCTTCCAGCAGAAGGAGAAGCGCAAGCGGGCGCTCGGGATGCAGAAATCGGGCGGGAAGGATTTCGTCCAAGACGAAAAGCGACAGCTCCgagagggcggcggcttcggttTCGACTGA